The sequence below is a genomic window from Phycodurus eques isolate BA_2022a chromosome 6, UOR_Pequ_1.1, whole genome shotgun sequence.
GACTTGGCTTGTCTCGgatcttattattattgaccATATTTACCATCTGTGCActggttgatttttttaaaaatgtgtttgatttaCACACCTCAAGTGGTGTCACTGTCTTGCTTGTCTGCGTCTTTAAATATTTATACCCGTGTCTGGGTGTAGTACAGTGGCGAGGAATTTCATCCTTTTTCCTACCAGGGCCCATATTAAATGTCGAACGACTATTATTGTGTATTATCCGCTTTTGATGGCatttctgcttctttttttttaaaccagggtTTCCCTAAAGTCTGgcgaaaagaaaaagaaaaaagaagagcatattttcaagaaatgaCATTTTCACCAGCACTTGATTGAATTGGAATGTGGATGAATTCCATCTCCGATATCATTTCCAACATTGTAAAAGTAGCGCTGCGGGGTTAGCTAGCGGTTAGCATCACATCacgccggcttcctcccacattccgcaCGTGGAATGTGTTCTACTTGAAGTTTGTTCGTCTTCATTATTCGGGAGGACGGCGAAATAGCGGccggcacgtctgcctcaccgttctgcgTTTCGGGGGTTTGAATCTCCCCCATCCGTTGCCTTTTACACAGCCTGCACGGCGGCGTAAAAGGCATCTCTCGCTCCTCTGCAGACATGTCGGACATAGTTCCTCCAGAAGTGAGACCCAAACCGGCCGTCCCGGCCAAGCCCCCCAACGTGGGCGCTCCCTCGCCCTCCGGCCCCTTCCCGCCTCAAGGGCCGGGCGCGGGGGGAGCGGGTGTATCCGCGCCGCCCCACAGCGCCATCCCGGTGCCCGTCGGGAGCCACGGCCCGAGCCACGGGGGCTCTCACGCCTTCGGTCTCGGCGCGGCCCACGCCGGGGGTCACGGTCACGACGGCGCCGGCGGGGGGTCCGCTCTGCTGGGGTACATCGGCATCGACGCCATCATCGAGCAGATGAGGAAGAAGACGATGAAGACGGGCTTTGACTTCAACATCATGGTCGtcggtgagtgtgtgtgtgtgtgtgtgtgtgtgtgtgtcaagcgCCGACTCTCGTGAAATCTCATCAAAGGTTGCGAGACTTCGGCCGAGTGAGGAGCCCGCGCAAAGGGTGGGCAAGCTGGGGCCCGCGGGCCACGTACGGACCACTCTGCCCTTTATTCTGCCTCACTGAGGATTTATTAATCGAGAGTCGTGGAATATTTCGTGACTTCGTTTAGCCGTATTCTTCTTAAAATTGGTTCCTTAAAATGGATTTCTTCATTTTCGTGTATTTTGAATCCATTTACACTATTTAACCAAATAAGTCTCATTTAGTATTTGTAGATAACAaaattcaaagtaaaaaaaaaaaaaagatttaggaataattattcatttaaataatacaaataattggttggtttttatttagttacaaataaaaacatggattttcattattttattattaaaatgaggttttaaaaaaaaaaaaaaaaaaaaaaaaaaatgttttttctgtcaccCCGTCCGTCAAAATGTATACGTGTGACCCTTGAGCAGATTAAGCAGACTCTGTTTGTTTATTCTATTATTTAGAAGATCAGACTAGATTTGCTGACCAATATATTCAAAAAATTCCAAACTTTCCCCACCCCCACTGTGATAACGGTTTTGTCGTAGTCACTAAATGTCCACGGTTTCCTCCGGGAAATCGCAATCCTATATCCGAACGGGTGTAAAGGTTTCGCTGCACTGCACTCGCGCACTGCGAGGTAGGACCAACGTCGTCTGTGTCAGGCTTCCTTTCCCCCATTTGGTGTGCGCTCAGGTCACAGCGGTCTGGGGAAGTCGACTCTGGTCAACACCTTGTTTAAGTCCCAGGTGAGCAGGAGGAGTGCCGGCTGGTCCCGTGACGACAAGATCCCCAAAACTGTGGAAATTAAATCAGTGTCTCACGGTGAGTGCATGCGAgcgacacacactttttttcttatataaGCGAGGCAAGAATATGTTTGCCAACTCGTGCTCACGCAGGTTCTTAATATGGCAGCCTTTCGTCAATGTATCCCATCTGGGGAACTGGGAGGATCcatatttaaacatttgttcGAACATTTGAATTCATAGCCGCGGACCTTCAAGCAAACAAATACGATGACTATTAACGTGAAACCACCATCCCGCCATGCAGGTGTTTAGCGTCAAGCATCTCCATTGCCATTCGGTGATGAAAAGCTTGACCTATTTATGACTAAAGCTTCAATGTAACAAATGGTTCATAGTCATCAGCCATCTTGGATTGTCCTCGACTGGATCCCTTtccttgacccccccccccccccccccgagcagACGGTGACGCGGAGGCGGACACTCATGACATTTGCTTGCAGGCCTACAGAAGCTATACACCACCCCAATGCTTTTCGCCATTCCTCTCAAGCCGCTGGATCGGCGTGAGGCGACACTGTGCGGCATCCTTCGTGATTTAGAGCACCAGGGAGTTAGAGGTGATAAATCGGCGATAAGCCGCTTGGGCGGTCCATTTTTATGGCCACGTATTTTTTGCGCTAAATGGCAACGTTCACTCAatgagccatccattttctgtaccgcttgccCTAATTAGGACTttatcccagcggactttgggccggaggcggggtagactctgtattggttgccagccaatcgcagggcacatttggaCAACCAACACACAAACCCAGAACCTCCGTACGATTGTGAGGCCATGCTGCCCACATTTATCCATAAAatagcaattgtttttttctctctcccaaaTAATTACAGTGCACTGCTTCctatttgatttaattgttgttgtttttttaaacgattTTTGTCGATTCTTTGTATGCGCAGTTATCGAGGAAGGCGGCGTGAAAATGAAGCTGACTGTTGTCGACACGCCGGGATTCGGGGATTTAATCAACAACGACAACTGGTGGGTGAAAGTACTTCCTCACTTCCTGTGCAGCCtcacttttgactttttgaaaCTTTAAAGTCACAACGCTGAATTGTAGCTCAGCCAAGGCGGGGGCAACTGTTCAGTACCGCACATGAAATAATTCTCTTACCTACGGCGACAAATTGTCGTCGTCGTTTTTAATCTGCTCATCTTGTTTCATTTGTGTCCACAGCTGGGAGCCCATTTCCAAGTACATCAATGAGCAGTACGAGAAGTTCCTCAAGGAGGAGGTGAATATTACCAGAAAGAAGCGCATCCCAGACACCAGAGTGCACTGCTGTCTCTATTTCATCTCCCCGACCGGACACACGTGAGTGGCTGAAATGGTCCACATTACGGTCGGCTGTTGCGCGTCCCGCGAAAGTGCGACCGAGAGAACCTCCAATTCTCAGAGCGGCGAAGGTCAATGACACAGATGAGACAGGGCGACTTCATTTCCCCCCGCCTCCGTCTGCCGTTCGGACGATTCGCGCTCGTGCATTCACGGAGAGTGACGGCTCCCCTCCCGGCCTGCGTTCTCATCCTTCCTTTCTCGACTGTCACGCGACAGACTGCGGCAGCTCGACGTGGAGTTCATGAAGCGCTTGAGTCACTCCGTCAACATCATTCCTGTGATCGCCAAGGCCGACACCGTGACCCCCGAAGAGAGACAGGAGTTCAAACAGCGGGTGAGCGGCGCGCCGTTGAAAGCAAAAACCTTTCCGTATGGTGCGCGTGTTGTGACCTTTTACGTTCACGATGCTTATTGTCATAAATGCGTGAAATTCTATGCAAGTTTCAAGCGTACACCTTGCTGCAGAATATCAAAAGGGAAACAAAGGTCCTAACGCTTTGGGAGACAAATAAAGAAGAAACGTCGCTCGGAAGGGTCCGTGCGCTACATGACGCAGGAGGCGTACAATATTTGCTTGCGTAAACGGGTCTTGAAAATAAGGCAGCAGAGCCGCAGGGGATGCGGGCACGCCAACGTTGGCGGCATTCCCGCTCCATTCACGCTAGTACTTGCTTAGCGGTTGCGCTGACAGTTAAAGCCAAATGCGGGGCTCCTTAACGTTGCGTTTGTGATGcagctgaagaaggagctggAGATGAACGGCATTGAGTTTTACCCGCAGAAAGAGTTTGACGAGGACATGGAGGACAAGAGCGACAACGACAAGATCAGAGTAAGTGATTTGGCGTTTCCGCACAACAGCGGCCAAACATCTCTTGGCGGCGCTCCAGTCAATCTCGTGGAATTGTCTGGCGCCCACAGGAGGCGATGCCCTTCGCTGTGGTGGGCAGCGACAAAGAATATCAAGTGAACGGCAAGCGGGTTTT
It includes:
- the septin3 gene encoding neuronal-specific septin-3; translation: MSDIVPPEVRPKPAVPAKPPNVGAPSPSGPFPPQGPGAGGAGVSAPPHSAIPVPVGSHGPSHGGSHAFGLGAAHAGGHGHDGAGGGSALLGYIGIDAIIEQMRKKTMKTGFDFNIMVVGHSGLGKSTLVNTLFKSQVSRRSAGWSRDDKIPKTVEIKSVSHVIEEGGVKMKLTVVDTPGFGDLINNDNCWEPISKYINEQYEKFLKEEVNITRKKRIPDTRVHCCLYFISPTGHTLRQLDVEFMKRLSHSVNIIPVIAKADTVTPEERQEFKQRLKKELEMNGIEFYPQKEFDEDMEDKSDNDKIREAMPFAVVGSDKEYQVNGKRVLGRKTAWGVVEVENMNHCEFAQLRDFIIRSHLQDLKEVTHSIHYETYRAKRLHENGGLHPVDAQESNL